Part of the Phycodurus eques isolate BA_2022a chromosome 3, UOR_Pequ_1.1, whole genome shotgun sequence genome, CCTGATGAAGCCCAGCGGAATGATACGCGTTGGTGTTTTTTAATGGCTGAGCCCTAAAAAATAAAggctttttacatttgttttcccACTGAGTGCCTGGATcaggaatttttttccccaacctctttttttaaaatggaaatgtttgccttttcagaaaatgtatcTGGATAAAAACACACGTGACTTCCAATCAGTTTCATGCTGGAGAGTCACATATGACTTACATTAGTGATTCCCACACTGTTACTTGTTCTAGCAACGTGATaagtggccgccatcttggtataattaaaacaaaaatggaatgagcacttcaaatgcCTCTAACCCCCTCTAtaagaaatacattaaaaaaaagaattgatgACTTTAGTTCATGACCTTTTcttagagaagggagagtagaagaggcaagtgtggtggaccaggaagtggcaagaTTTGTGAGAAGATTAAAAATTGTCGCTAATtatgcatggccatgcagctgaacaggacaggttaaacaaataaataaatgtgaaactGGCAGTTATTTCCAATTCTATGAAACCATTTTAGATATTTCTTTTGGTCCATAAAATCCTAAATACTGAGCCGAATGTTCCGATTTTTTCTGAGGTGTAAGAGGGCATAAATAGGGAAgtacacatacattttggtgaagaTCGGTGACAATTTTGGGACATTACGCGATGTAACGCTTTTTGCCCTCGTCATCTGAAGTAATGACAGCCTGCGGCCAAGTTCTCCTgtctgtcacacaatgccaccTACAGAAACGCCTGTGTCATCCATAGGTACTCCTTTGACATATTAGAGGCATTTGTGGTGGCGtcaatacaaaattgagctGACGAAATCCGTTTATATGTGCGGAAATGACTCTACAAAGCACTTCCTAATGTGGGATGACGTGGCTGACGTGGAAACGCTTAGCGGCCATAAAACCATAAACACAGGGCCAATTGTTCTGATCATTTCAGAGGCGCAGGTGGTCATAAATAGGGTTGTACACATAAATGTTGGTGACGATCGGTCGCATTTTTGGGAGATTAAGCGACGAGACACTTTTGGCCGGGAGACCCTGTCATGACACCCAGCGGTGTGAGTCAAAAGTCCCATCTGCCACACAATGCCACCATGCACCCTACAGAAACGCCCTTGTCACCCATGGGAACTCCTTTCAAATGTCTTAGAAGTATTtgtgatgcaatcaatacaaaatcGAGCTACCATgcagaaatgaatctgcaaagAACTGCTTCATGTGGGATGACGTGGCTCTTCTTTCCTCAAGTAGGCGCTTCACCGGTCAGATTTTTCAACAACAGGCCTTCCGACATGTTTCATAATCACTAGTTTCCCTCATTATTGTCGACTTTTCATATAGACATAAAAGGATGTTCAGTGAGGAAATGTCCTCCTCGCCTTCTGCCATGGACGTGTCAGGCTGAGATAGGCTGatgtgtccaaaatgtgggcggCCCGAAGTTCGCCCGCCGGCTCCATCACGTTAAAGTCCTGCACCCACCCAACTGTTGGGGTTCGCCTTTTGGAGAGCTCCTAAGTGTAGTTTTAACGCCCTTCTTAGATAAATACAGTGTTGAAACTGTCAGGTGGGAGTTATGTGAACAGACCTTCGATGCGTATCACAACTTGAGTCTTGCAAACGGCTTCCAGTTGTCGTCGGTGTCGCTCGGTCTCCTCTCTCCCGCGACGAAGTTGCTCCTCGTAGGACGCGATCGTTTTTTCAAACAGCCCAAAGATTTCGTCGGCGGCCGCAATGAGTCGCTCCCTTACCAactctttcaacattttgatgTAAAGTACAGTTATAAACGAGTACACAAGAACACAAAGATGAACGCACAACACAATGGCCCCTCTTCTGCCTTACGAACCTTCCTTTCCTATTCGACATCAACCGGAAGTACTTGGAGGAAAGGTCGTCCGAGTTCTCCAAAATGCTGACGAAAGCTGCCTCGATGTCACCTTTGGCGGAGGTTACTTCGGAGCAACCTTTCcgaaagggattttttttttgtttacccaCAATCCTTAAGTAGagcagcaatatttaaagcaacagacCAGCCACGAGGTTTCCAGACTACACGAAGACGCTTGAGTGTTTACGTGCCGTCGAGTTATTTAGTTACATTTTgccttttcttttatttaatgtaATACTAATCTTATGTTCAAGTGGACTCTAAAATTGAGTTACTTCTGTTTAAattaagtttattttaaaaccaaCACGTCAACGGGGACGGATGTTTGACGACAGCTCAAGAGAGATCCTGTAGGCCGCAGGGGTCACCGACCTTTTTGCAACTGACTGATTCATGCGAAAGGCTCACAGTTTGATACACACctgtaaaaataacacatttgcagAAATTACCTTTGGTTATAGGATATTATTAATCATTAGTTATAGTGATCCATGTGAAGATACTGATCatattaatgatttctcacaataattatcaacaacgGGGTAGGATACAGATATCAgtatgtaacattttatttctacaaatgtctacaagtatttaaaaaaatgatcccTGCTGGAAAAGGAAATCAATTATAGAGATTCATAGAAAtgaagtgttgcatattgatattgatctatgcggaccctccgcaccccggtcaccagctcttccagctccttccctcaggtaggcgctaccgatcaacgcaaactagaactagtagacattccaacagcttcttccctcttgcgatcaacttcttaaacacctaacctataattccattacaataagctggcaattttttgacttgagttcgttgtcacatttctgtggggccaattatgtattactcgtgcactcactgtagttgtctcgccatgctgcactatttgcatatactggccactcatgccagagtagcatctgctccatttgcacactgattgaggagtatctgtaacatttgcacaaccgacattgtcccagatgatcgcactactcgtcactttaaaccgcatacactccttgaagtctcggcaccctttgcacaatggtcattgcaccggactactgcaatattagtcattcgaactgctctaagtgcaagaggactctgcatctttttgcacaattgttttttgtcaatgtctttatgtctccaaagtgttctgtaaattgactgtctgtcgtactagagcaggctccaactaccggagacaaattccttgtgtgttttggacatacttggcaaataaagatgattctgatttctaccttgttaaataataatcattgtgagaaatcatgaaCAATATCATTGTCTTCAAATAGATGAATAAACTTAATTAGtttataataaaatagaaataatggcGATTTCAAAAGtctgtatcaaactggtagcacTGTTAGctctgtttcaaaaaggttggtgacccctggtctACATGTGAAAATACATGAATCAAGGAGCATTAATAAAGCTTATAGCGAGAAACTTGACTTTAAGATACCTGTATGTCAGAGAATGAAAAGTTTTCATCGCAGCTTGCAATGCTAAGTTCTAACGTTTTCTCCTTTGATGGAGATTTTATGGCGGCAACGCATCAGTGACGTCAAATGGTCGCCATCATGCGGCTGTGGCGGTACCCTTTACAtgtgatgtttacattttaagaaCACCGCGAATTGTGAATTATTTGGAAAATGACCATTTGATTGTCTCACACACAGCAGTTCATCACTTTCTTGGTGCAGCCACAAGTGCAACACGAACACCAGTGAATCAAACagagcatttttaaaaagagcttTGTCacttcaataaaaacaatacatggtCTGATTCAGATGTATGAACATTAacctcttaaaaaaataataataaatacattttaaaaataattaaattgtaCATAGCGCTAACTTCAAAGAATAGGGGTGACAAACTTGTTTTCACTGTGTGTCACATGGAAGTTAAGGTTTCCCTTCACGGGCCTGTTATGTGTGAAAccacatttatttgaaatttctAAGGGTTTATTGGTAAACCAAAAATCATAATTCTGTACCTACCGTAATTTTAAGGTCAAGGTTCCGTTCACATCGGGTACAGTACGGGAAcagaatgcaaaacaaaaatgtgtttcatctAAACAGGAACACGTTCAAtgatatttcaaatgaaaaatcaacAGCTAGAATctttacttttatgtgcaacACCAATCATTTGTCTTtcttttaattaataataaacgACAAGAGTAATGTTTTCAACATTGTGAATTATGCAACAAAAACACTAtctacatttttcaaattaaaaaaaaaaaaaaaaagtttattgcCTACATATTGCCAGCCATTATTTGTATTAGAGATACGCTAAGCTGCACTATATTTGTCTATGGAACAGGCATGTGGCTAGAGTGCCAGGCAGTTACTTTTTCTTTCACTGACCTATAATAGTCTGTATGAGAATCCTAATAAAGGCTAGTATATCATATTACATAATTGTAATCCTTGCAGTTTAGCTAGACACATAGCTAACAATAtggttcctcccaaaaacagTGAAGCTTGATTTTTGGTGATATTTATTGAAATTGCATACTATGCAACTTGagttacaaaaatacatattggtAATAATCATGTCGTATTAAACACTgttgaaaagaaacaacaatAAATGGATGCAGCATGTAGACACATATAGACTCAAAGGGAAATATGTCTTGATTTATCACTACAGTTCAACTCAGGCTTTCAACTAGCTAACTTGCTAAGCTACTggataaaaaaacatgaacgaTGCAAAGTTGCTTAAAATGCAAAGGAGCTCAAAGAGGTGAAACCCTGTCTAATCAATTATTACACTTCCAGGCGAACTGCATCCAGGGTGAAagcgttaaaaaaaatgaaatgtgctaCCTGATTTTCAGCTGCCACACAGCGTCACTTACTTTTACAAAACTGACCCACGCTTAATCCAACTGCTATAAAAGTATAGCTTCTCtttacattttgtatgtttGAATTTTTTGTACCGGTACATATTTTATAATGCTGTACTGTCACGTGTATAGAAATAGTCAGTAAAAGTCAGTTTACTAGGGATGTAATGGTATTATATTTGCACGGTTCAGTTTCCTCGTGGTATTAAATCGCACGGTACGATAATTATTGCGATATCATGGGAATTGGTATTGCAGAAATTTTCACTGTACAGGTGGGGCGAAGAGGTAAACCAAAAGAACTCTCCTTTTCTTGCTGGCCGAGTCCTCGATAGGCTTGAGACATTTATGAGTGTATTCCCACAGGTTTTTATGAAAATCATATTTTACTGTGCACGTCTATCCCCGTTCAGCCAACGTTTACATTTGTATAAAAAGCTATTATTACTGCAGCAATAATCACACtatgttgacaataacaaaatgtcaattgagaaattgtctgttcaccAATTTGTcagtatttattgtcattttgtaAATAGCATTAGAAATTGGATACTGCCTACGAACAGTGATTCCTTTgcaaaaattcaagtcaagtcagAAACACAAGCACACTCTTAACACCCACAcaggtatatactgtaaatacagaaAGAGCcaagtaacaataaataaaataaccagAAATCCTTTTTAGTTTCTTTTTCTCTGTTTCGTGATATGCTTAAACTCAGCGGGTCGTCTCGTCTGATCTGAGGTCGGAAGGGAGGTGGACCTAGTACCCCACCCGCAGCCGTTCCCGGCCCGACGGGGGGCACATCGGTGCCGGTAATGGCTCCCGTTGGACTCATGCCCGGCTTTGTTACACTTGAGGGGACGGAAGCCGACGTGAGGGGCGCGTCTCGCTCGATTGATTCTCAGACAGGCGAGGTGATGATGACtgatgtgtcctgcaattcacatcaGTTGTCTCAACAATTCTTTTCATAGGACGATTAACGCACGCCCTTACATCACCTAGTTACAGCCGGGGCACAGATGCCGTTTCGTAGACATTTTGTAGACTTCCGTATTCACCGCCGCATTTCGGTCACGTGGGCGAGTTAGCCAATAAGTGTATTTGTTGTGAATCAGGTGCTTATATACGTAACAAGGAAGTGAAATTAGAGCTGTAGTAGCCCAGTTTAGCGACATGCCAGCTTATAcccaaaattaaatttaaaggacaacggctcattattttataccgTGACAAGACCACAATGAGATCGAGGAACTTTTAATACTGCAATATGGTGATATTGCGAATATTGTGACATCCCGACAGTTTATCATTCAAAAGAGTTAAGGTTGAATAACTGCCCAGTTAAGCAGCATTTACAGGACTTCAGatatttaaaatttaataaaaacaatacgtGGTCTGctttggatatttcagctctaTGAGGACTAttgtaaaacctttatttttactttttgtgtgtcCGCATGTGTAGAGTCAAACTGTTGCTATGAGCATAGCTTTCACCACACACTAAACAATggaaaggtttttctcctgtgtgtattcTCATATGTGTTCCCAAGTTTGACCTTACACTGAACTTTTTACTGCATATTGAGCAACGatagggtttttctcctgtgtgttttctcatgtgTATTTCCATGCTTTCTTTTCTAGAGAACGTTGTGCCGCAAACTGAGCAACCAAAGggtttttccccagtgtgtgtcCTTGTATGTAATTCCAGATGTTCCTTTCGCGAGAActttttaccacaaactgagcaaccgaagggtttttctcctgtgtgcgttttcatgtgtcttgtcCTATGTCCGTTTCGAGCAAACCTTTTATCACAAATTGAGCATTTGTAGTTTTCTTTACGTGTTGGGTGTTTCTTGCGCTTTAGAGTTGTCTTTTTGCCAAGACTCTTTTTGCCAGGACTCTTTTTGGCATAACTCTTTTTGCCATAACTCTTTTTGCCAGGACTCTTTTTGACAGGATTCTTTTTGACAGGACTCTTTTTGACAGGTCTCCTTTTGCAAGGACTCGTTTTGCCAGGACTCTTTTTTCCAAGAGTCATCTTCTTTTTAGAGCATTCCGGCTGTTCGCTGTCACCTTCACAACCCGTGTTGCTCCTCAAAGGTTCTTGCGTGTGGTCACTTTGTGTAAATGGACCCAAGGGGATGTCTGGTGGTTGTTCTCCACTGTGGTCTCCACTCAGAGTGTCAAGAGGAAGCTGTGATGGCTCGGGTGGTTCCTCTTTACACTCTTCCACAGAAACGCCATTCAGTGGCAACACACTGACACTggcctcctccttttcctcttcaACGTTGGGGGGCTGTGGCTGCTCTTGCAGCTGAGTGGGAAGTTCTTCTTGGTGAGTAATCAGCCTTTGAAGATCTACAGGATGCAAGCAACATAAACACAGTTCAGCTCACATGGACCAAATATGAGATGTGGTAAGAGTCAGACTGGTCAAATTGATGTTTTTCCAAACAGAAATACTGTAACTTTCAGCTATATTCTTGACCAACCTAAGCACCACAGGTTAAGTCAAATATGTGGAAGACATAAGTAAATCTCAAGTCCCCACCTGAAAGTTACTAAATTTCAAGCTAGTGGCGTCAGGTCATTACTTGGGTTAAGCAAGCCATGAGTCACAACCTATAATTGCACTTTTGCCAATTTGCACTCGTACACGCATCTACAGTATACACATCTAGTATTGGCTATTACTTTGTCTTCTCAATTAAACGCACAACCGACCAGAGAGCTAAATAGTGAAtttgacatactgtagcttTGTGGGTTttactgtaacaaaaaaaaaaaacaccagatgTCATACTGTAGTTAGGATGATACTTTGCGTTCCAAATATTGCAGGTTGCCATTCTGTTTTCCCAATTCAAACAACATATAATCCTTGAAGCCAAATGTAACTATCTTCAGGTCTTCCTCCATTATATTTTCTTCATGAGGTGGCCACTCCTTTACATTGTGGTCAGTCACCAGGTTTGcgcaaatgttatttaaaaaaaaaaaaaataaataaataaataaaaaaacgtttttaaaaagaaagagcAAAACAAATGGGCACACTTTCTTGAAAATTCTGatgttcaaatgtaaatataaacatgCAAGACTTGTTAACTCATGTAGTTATCATCTAAGTCGTGTCCAGTATCATTAAAGGGAGGGTTTGCGGTTTTCAAATTGCTAGCAAGACATTTCACTTTACAAGTTTCAACAAACTTACTGtgtgtaaacttctgactttgaagaaagtaatgaaaagttctccccccaaaaaatatctattattctggcatttagcaaatgagacaattttggtaatcctagtTGTCCTAAAAGAGGAAAAGTTTACCATAGTCTGATTTCATACACTTGTTCTCAGTGAGAACAAGTGTATGAAATCAGACTAGTTCTCAGTGAGAACAAGTGTATGGGtcttttttatatagtgtatgtaaactccTGGTTTGTTTAATAGAGGTACCTTCCGTTGTGGCTCTTTGTTTAGTATTTCACACTTGGGTGCTCCcttggttttgaaaaaaaaataaaataccggTATGCCATCGGTAACGGTCAAGGACGAAGGGAGTCACCACTGCATTTCAGTCGCTTTGGCAACACAAGGACCTCACAACAacgagctgctgtcggccacaactcacacctcCCCAGTCTTAACCCCACCTCCGCTCTTAAAGGTGTACTCTCATAATTACATATATTACAATACTACTAAATTGCTCAAGAACTGCTGTCTGCTGAAGCCAAGGCTTGATCTACCGTTCTGTttaatgttcactttttttgtctttggtgTTATATATTGCTTTGTAAAACACTGGTATGCCTTTTAAATACTTACggaataaagttgaattgaCTAATATACAGACCGTATTTATATTTTGATTAGGTTTTACCACTTCCGGCAGTCACGTGACGCCAAGGCTGTGTTCCGATTGGCTGATTGataaaatcaaaatggctgCCGTCTGTTTTGTTTGCCGAACATGACCATGAAGCAAAAGTGATCATATTATACCAGATTTACACATACAGGCGTTTTGCACGTGTCAATGTTTGACAGCAAATTAAATTTTCCTAGACCGGAAATGTGCTGAAATAAACTGAATATAATTCTAACCAACTCCCAATACTACGGTGTcgcctttttttgtaaaagaggaaattagtttgtttgtttttttaaacacccttATTGGGTGACGAACTGTTGACAATGTTAAGTGGACGTTTAGTGAGCATACCTTCGATGCGTATGACAATTTGAGTCTTGCAAACAGCTTCAAGTTGCCGCCGGTGTCGCTCGGTCTCCTCTCTCGCTCGACAAAGTTGCTCCTCGTACGAcgcgatcgttgtttcaaacaGTCCGAAGATTTCGTCCGCCGCCGTAATGAGTCGCTCCCTTACCAAATCTTTCAGCATTTTGGCGCTGTAGTTCAACGATCGCACAACGTACACAAGTTGAAACTCGTGCTTGCTCCTCTTCCAAGCGTTTCCGAGCACTTCCTTATTCTTCTTTCCGCCCTTTTTGTCCACGACGACGTCACAACGCATTTGTTGCAAGCAAGGCATCTTACCGCCACCTCGTGGCGGTAGTCAAGATAGCCCAAGAGAAATACTGAAATGTCGGATTTTTGGAAACGGAGTCACATCTTGTGATTTACTGTTTAATGCAAGGGTTACCCGTTTGATACACAGTTCTGAAATTGCACATTTGCTCAGATTACCTTGAATTATATGTTATTATAAATAAGGAAATAATCATCGTCAATGTCATGTTGGTGACCTCAGCTGTAGATACTTCATTCATATGCAGTGGTTCTTGACAAAGCCCAAAGGAGATGGTGAGACAGTCTCAGGGGTTCAGCGGAGGTCAACCTTTTGCTGTCACCAAAGCGTAGCGCAAGTTGTCATTGCTAAGAAAGACTTTGACATTACGGTTGGTTCAACGTTATCTTTGTGAGCGATCCGCTTCGAGGATGGTCGccaagaaaataaagaaaaacaacagactTTCTTGGGAAAAATTATATGAGAGTGGCACTTGCCAAGGTGAATCCACACATTGGTAATGGGACTCTGTAAGGAAGGTGTGGCAAAACTTTGCGGTTGCACATATCGCACATGCCAGAAACCACCACTGCTACAAGTTGTGGGATACAGGACCACTGGCTACCCAAAAAttctgaaccaaaaaaaaaaaaatcatctttttttgctttatcacctcagtttttttctttttaaaaacaaaaacaaaaaaaagaatatatatttataaataccATATAATTGCTTCACATATGTTTACTTACAATAATGAATTGGTTGCATTTTaagatttttctgtatgttgtCCTTAGAAGAAAAGGTTTGGACAAACCTGTGTAAGGCAACAGTAGGTAATATTGACTTGCGGTAATATTCAttgtggttttttgttttttttggggggaggaatttacgttttgtttgttttgttctccGAACACTGATCTGTTTGTGGAACTGATGTGTGGTTAATTTCGCGCACTAACGTCGGCAAATGAAATATGTTGATGCGTAATAGTTCTGTTGCACACTGAAACTCATGGTGAGGAATTAAGATGCTGGAATGCAATGTTTATGTGCTTATAATATAGTCACATACTCGAAAgtcacatttgaacaaaatgtgcaaatgGAAAGCTGTAAGTACAGTATGGCTAATACTGGGAATCCCCCAAACATGTAGCACGCAG contains:
- the LOC133399566 gene encoding zinc finger protein OZF-like; this translates as MPCLQQMRCDVVVDKKGGKKNKEVLGNAWKRSKHEFQLVYVVRSLNYSAKMLKDLVRERLITAADEIFGLFETTIASYEEQLCRAREETERHRRQLEAVCKTQIVIRIEDLQRLITHQEELPTQLQEQPQPPNVEEEKEEASVSVLPLNGVSVEECKEEPPEPSQLPLDTLSGDHSGEQPPDIPLGPFTQSDHTQEPLRSNTGCEGDSEQPECSKKKMTLGKKSPGKTSPCKRRPVKKSPVKKNPVKKSPGKKSYGKKSYAKKSPGKKSLGKKTTLKRKKHPTRKENYKCSICDKRFARNGHRTRHMKTHTGEKPFGCSVCGKKFSRKEHLELHTRTHTGEKPFGCSVCGTTFSRKESMEIHMRKHTGEKPYRCSICSKKFSVRSNLGTHMRIHTGEKPFHCLVCGESYAHSNSLTLHMRTHKK